In a single window of the Anabas testudineus chromosome 19, fAnaTes1.2, whole genome shotgun sequence genome:
- the bahcc1b gene encoding BAH and coiled-coil domain-containing protein 1 — protein sequence MESRDFAPPHLLTERSALVHSAASRMAAGGHSSMQHPAHFQPGKYYSSHLSMAPHSGASFMGSFLASSLGSPSHPPHPSGPAASPSSPSYRAGPHSSASPIWFPHSHEGYPSYTGSLASPFLPMSPLDHHSNGLYGQHRFYETQKDHFYLRGLPPQPPLLSTNHSLAPLSRTAPGHPLGSCSRETDTGGGGGKGTKDVGEKGVSSVSKEKERSSSKERHQESKDKHLHHHHPHQTNPLSTPSCHHHQAYPHPHHPLLPHITSQGREEDHRHSLERHKEFRDSDSGSQGTKHMSACKLSSGSGPETGSGVKGGGLSSCSGGGVGRPSSGGGRRCSKDGPINGEMRISESSPSSSECMRRGAGVAATAILAPPTPHSVASYSMPPPPPPPPPPHALHMGSTVTGGWLHHTHHHPHTDFYCPPAPLTLTPSKDPATIPAVSSREAKVTGPTYVPSVAPLGDVAAPDCRGAGGGGRKGDSKNGDGSYESPSHHLSRLSSCQKKDKSQSHQQELGFGKADKPPDWSHQTQHFHKPSSNTSSQPELRSCSLETSSSFRDVEIVEDVYRPSLSLDAQGAHSGASKNVSDTSTPPFRDCSLSGPHPEGRVGSGAHREGQKVARIRHQQHSSHKETTEEKGRDGGQTALSWGTRGVHQDDQRKGSHHVSGGSGEVRGLSNRAPNSEHNQLHSQPPPPLSRSASHSTEGEGSAMKNLMNYSSQQPSLLPQRSPFGGLGCLKQSGERAERGDRGGAKSNTSLQDPPKQSLPPRRGATNEGERGDRGGKEAGEAGEGEVRQPPVGIAVAVARPPHPSPDNTPGHSRQGRVLPSMKGMSRPVYPLGREADDRKRITEDQISLHHLDRDREMIIRENKDRVEFARIHPSSSCHGDLTSHLLVPGGASQLGADPVAHAHPAHHHWMQRTGSPSLWMGPSYGLSHVGMSPGFPPGLPSPLQPVLGSLTQDPNSPLMVLPTEPGPHHHLDVLEQSGLWPPVYGSRGPPPHLQHHPVYSRSPFLRQQELYALQHQHQQQQRAMEHMQRLSSGQRKQEEHAITIEDAPHESSASRTPSSSSSSSTTSSHVAKPFSHTPPPPKTPTPSSGICTSSCQSPCYHSPSRRPRPPNPLTPAPSPAAAAPRSPAISPVPSHLSKGLERGSDRGEGQPPQDYPQSLEPDLPPVYTYPSITMGYKAGPSSPEARLAEQATVEVEPAEPDSKPLPHPHLVQPLTKEEERKEEEDGRDCEVLESQRGDPEEEKEERHAEAKGYSFSEPESETGLPPCPSTASVPDLAYPATATGKALKVELSLGCLGQKTGLEEPQLSKEQEDDREHEKEDMQEDEGEKLEAEPTGYTTSVPVEPEEEDEKEKTEEDRDRNGENLEAVEVEEEEEGSRMNPAGDTVELICNSPVQYPSSDPPTANTAAHLQGAYMWSLELLIAAALCATRDALCPPVPSVRAPSPPPHHGMEILGELADLEIQQRSRESQEEDTEGGDKLTFDLHSLATLAAARALEMGVGAVHVGADQQCPIRKRLNLRRKCSWTPRHEPVCPVKGSMETMGGEELAMRVQLAELQRRYKEKQRELAKLQRKHDHQKEETSRSPARRGPGRPRKRKSTPGPAAAESTKRLRTGMNLLEEKARKKMSSHSFNSLSAAQMKARCKHRGRPSALSSRLGRQVTQLKQKTAAHCGAASTAMLHCRAAPGAEETPKGEYRHGGKDSQLDWAVGQAIKRKRGRKPKALMGVDPNRAHHKDSRISDKQEVREEKSDSDSSEHEEDDGSYDSEDGASDIKIHSSSKEAPANPPGIVPFSSQPSKIQANQKARSKRPGPPGMASLLSIDQRRESRGPNLSSIERGRPDHQGTKRTSLPSWGVSPVGCGFVDSRANHSALTEVNKTGKETVRKNSAGQSILGKAKGHAVSRLLQSFAADDDFRLDEESSFSEGEEEDDEEEEEETKKSVHLPPNMPCRIPALPNCVLSKEMLVDGLKILISKEDELLYAACVQTLDLPDIFSVVIEGERGNRPRIYTLEQLLQEAVLDVRPQTEAILTTGTRVCAYWSERSRCLYPGYVHRGGPGDEEKEGSVMVEFDDGDRGRISLANIRLLPPGYQICCAESSPALLISPGRHGRRSSTQEKKDTPTEKQANEEPAGRPPEKRPVGRPKKIRSASQTTATSVTDTVNKGNTSLLNWSAPRKKPPVDFFLFNGTSRKTQRRIRERDLGLFHRPASHSLTPPTPNNGIFGSPFEVDSFSSIANGYSTFGSGGNSGAGRLVTTVASMGLRDSSSSSACSSAVTMAMASGNRKPVSERDRKQFLVKLDHEGVTSPKTKNGKALLRLGVSGGRGGKSIASAGAPLRYIHPSLLVKDGKKKGGERDSNGARSETLLKSTPPLRKDLLTSSLGVQGGDYSLDYPSDCPSSYSELDEDDEDDGQDAEARRRSAAVTSHRGSRFLSRLSVCFSSSSSSSSSSGSISSSSLCSSDNDSSYSSDEESSSVLLRRALLQQDKQKQRQNMNSDLLSPDPTTSSSPSGSTPAHGYVAKASMAVSGSKVRADRPEDRKEFMTKGSMMTNSSTSKTQLKRKEGISNSHHQSQQPKPASKDPSAAKRQRMSSPEPLPNMAPLQPGRQLWKWSGNPTQRRGLKGKARKLFYKAIVRGKETVRVGDCAVFLSPGRPQLPYVGRVESLWESWSSSMVVRVKWFYHPEETRLGKRHRDGKNALYQSSHEDENDVQTISHRCQVVSKAEYDLLIRERKPGNTANDLFYLAGTYEPTTGQLISADGMAIVS from the exons GGTACCCTAGCTATACAGGAAGTCTTGCTTCTCCTTTTCTCCCCATGAGTCCCCTGGATCACCATAGCAACGGCCTCTATGGACAGCACCGCTTCTATGAAACTCAGAAAG ATCACTTCTACCTGAGAGGCCTTCCTCCACAGCCACCTCTACTCTCCACCAATCACAGCCTTGCTCCATTGTCCAGGACTGCCCCAGGCCACCCACTTGGCTCCTGCAGCCGGGAGACAGACACtgggggaggaggtggaaagGGAACCAAGGATGTGGGCGAGAAAGGGGTTTCGTCTGTGTCAAAGGAAAAGGAACGATCAAGCAGCAAAGAGAGGCACCAGGAGAGCAAAGACAAACAccttcatcatcaccatcctcatcaAACGAACCCTCTCTCCACTCCATCTTGCCACCACCACCAAGCCTACCCCCACCCTCACCACCCCCTCCTTCCTCACATCACATCCCAGGGCAGGGAGGAGGACCACAGGCACTCTCTGGAGCGGCACAAAGAGTTCAGAGACAGTGATTCAGGCAGTCAGGGGACAAAACATATGAGCGCCTGTAAACTGTCCAGTGGTTCAGGGCCAGAGACTGGCTCTGGGGTGAAGGGAGGAGGACTGAGCAGCTGTAGTGGCGGTGGGGTGGGCAGACCTTCATCTGGAGGTGGCAGAAGGTGTTCCAAGGATGGACCCATAAATGGGGAGATGAGGATCAGCGAatcctcaccctcctcctctgaATGTATGAGACGAGGTGCTGGTGTTGCAGCAACAGCCATCTTAGCACCTCCAACGCCCCACTCTGTGGCCTCTTACTCCatgcctcctcctccccctccgccacctcctcctcatgcCTTGCACATGGGATCTACGGTCACAGGAGGGTGGCTACACCACACACATCACCATCCTCATACTGACTTTTACTGCCCCCCAGCCCCTCTCACACTGACACCCTCTAAAGATCCAGCAACTATCCCTGCAGTGTCTAGCAGGGAGGCTAAGGTTACTGGTCCAACTTACGTGCCCTCAGTGGCTCCACTGGGAGACGTAGCAGCCCCCGACTGTcgtggagcaggaggaggtgggagaaaGGGAGATAGTAAGAATGGAGATGGATCTTATGAAAGTCCCTCTCACCACCTCAGTCGACTTAGTAGTTGCCAGAAAAAGGACAAATCCCAGTCACATCAGCAGGAACTGGGATTTGGTAAGGCTGACAAACCTCCAGACTGGAGCCACCAGACACAGCACTTCCACAAACCCAGCTCCAACACAAGCTCTCAGCCTGAGCTGCGGTCCTGCAGCCTTGAAACATCTTCATCCTTCAGAGATGTAGAGATTGTGGAAGATGTTTACCGGCCCTCGCTTTCACTAGATGCCCAGGGGGCACACTCTGGTGCATCTAAGAATGTCTCTGACACTAGCACTCCTCCTTTTAGGGACTGTTCCCTCTCAGGTCCTCATCCTGAAGGAAGGGTGGGGTCAGGGGCTCACAGGGAGGGACAAAAGGTTGCAAGAATACGGcaccagcagcacagcagccacAAAGAAACTACAGAGGAGAAGGGAAGAGATGGAGGTCAGACAGCACTTTCTTGGGGCACTCGGGGGGTTCACCAAGACGACCAGAGAAAAGGTTCCCATCATGTATCAGGTGGTAGTGGGGAAGTAAGAGGGCTCAGCAATAGAGCTCCAAACAGTGAACACAACCAGCTGCATTCTCAACCACCTCCGCCTCTATCCCGCTCCGCATCACACAGCACTGAGGGTGAAGGCAGTGCCATGAAGAACCTAATGAACTACAGCTCCCAGCAGCCATCACTGCTACCACAGCGGAGTCCCTTTGGAGGTCTAGGATGCCTGAAACagagtggagagagagcagaaaggGGTGACAGAGGTGGAGCCAAAAGCAACACCTCCTTACAAGACCCTCCCAAACAGTCGCTCCCTCCTCGCCGAGGCGCCACTAACGAGGGAGAGAGGGGTGACAGAGGTGGGAAGGAGGCGGGGGAGGCAGGAGAGGGGGAAGTGCGACAGCCTCCAGTGGGTATTGCAGTTGCAGTAGCCAGGCCACCCCACCCTTCCCCAGACAACACCCCTGGACACAGCAGACAGGGCAGGGTGCTGCCCAGCATGAAAG GTATGTCACGCCCTGTGTATCCTCTTGGTCGGGAGGCGGATGACAGGAAGAGGATCACAGAGGACCAGATCAGTCTTCATCAcctggacagagacagagaaatgatCATCAG GGAAAACAAGGATCGCGTGGAGTTCGCCAGGATCCACCCTTCTAGTAGTTGCCACGGTGACCTGACCTCTCACCTCTTGGTCCCTGGAGGAGCCAGCCAGCTAGGGGCCGACCCTGTTGCACATGCTCACCCAGCTCACCATCACTGGATGCAGAGGACAGGAAGTCCCTCCCTCTGGATGGGGCCTTCATATG GTCTTAGCCATGTGGGAATGAGCCCTGGCTTTCCACCAGGTCTACCCAGCCCTCTACAGCCCGTCCTCGGGTCCCTAACTCAAGATCCTAACTCCCCACTCATGGTTCTTCCTACAGAACCTGGGCCTCATCATCACCTCG ACGTTCTGGAGCAGTCAGGTTTGTGGCCTCCTGTGTATGGAAGCAGAGGTCCCCCTCCCCACCTCCAGCATCATCCTGTCTACTCCCGGTCCCCTTTCCTACGGCAACAGGAGCTGTATGCCCTGCAGcatcagcaccagcagcagcagcgagcCATGGAGCATATGCAGCGCCTCTCCTCAGGACAG agaaaacaggaggaaCATGCTATCACCATAGAAGACGCTCCCCATGAATCTTCAGCATCCAGAACtccttcctcatcttcttcctcatccACCACCTCTTCCCATGTTGCCAAGCCATTCTCACACACCCCTCCTCCACCCAAGACGCCCACACCATCTTCGGGGATTTGTACCAGCAGCTGTCAGTCTCCGTGCTACCACTCCCCATCGAGGCGTCCGCGCCCGCCGAACCCTCTGACCCCTGCGCCGAGCCCAGCTGCAGCGGCACCCCGCTCCCCAGCAATCAGTCCTGTTCCTTCACATCTTTCGAAAGGGCTGGAGAGGGGCAGcgacagaggagagggacagcCGCCTCAGGACTACCCACAGTCTCTAGAGCCAG ACTTGCCACCTGTTTACACCTACCCTTCGATCACCATGGGTTACAAGGCTGGGCCCTCATCGCCGGAAGCCCGATTGGCTGAACAAGCTACTGTGGAGGTGGAGCCAGCAGAGCCTGACTCCAAGCCCCTCCCACATCCACACCTCGTCCAGCCTCTCAccaaagaagaggagaggaaggaagaagaggatgggAGAGACTGTGAAGTGCTGGAATCCCAAAGAGGAGatccagaggaagagaaggaggaaaggcATGCGGAAGCAAAAGGATACTCTTTCTCCGAGCCTGAGAGTGAGACTGGACTGCCGCCATGCCCTTCCACAGCTTCAGTCCCAGATCTAGCCTACCCAGCCACAGCTACAGGCAAAGCCTTAAAAGTGGAACTTTCTCTGGGTTGCCTAGGCCAGAAGACTGGCCTGGAGGAGCCCCAGCTATCCAAAGAGCAGGAGGATGATAGGGAACATGAAAAAGAGGACATGCaggaggatgaaggagaaaaGTTGGAGGCTGAACCAACAGGATATACTACGTCTGTGCCCGTGGAGCCCGAAGAAGAAGACGAGAAGGAGAAGACGGAGGAGGATAGGgacagaaatggagaaaatcttGAGGCAGTTGAAgttgaggaagaagaagaagggagtAGGATGAATCCAGCAGGGGACACAGTGGAGCTAATATGTAACTCTCCTGTTCAATACCCATCCTCTGACCCTcccacagcaaacacagcagcacatctccAAGGGGCCTACATGTGGAGCCTGGAGCTCCTGATTGCAGCGGCTCTGTGTGCCACCAGAGATGCCTTGTGCCCGCCTGTACCATCTGTCCGGGCCCCAAGCCCGCCACCCCACCACGGCATGGAGATACTGGGAGAACTGGCGGATTTGGAAATCcagcagaggagcagggagagcCAGGAGGAAGACACTGAAG GTGGGGACaagctgacctttgacctccacaGTCTGGCAACGCTGGCTGCCGCCCGTGCCCTGGAGATGGGGGTAGGAGCTGTGCATGTGGGGGCGGACCAGCAGTGTCCAATCAGGAAGAGGCTCAACCTGCGCAGGAAGTGCAGCTGGACGCCTCGCCATGAGCCG gtgtgCCCAGTGAAGGGCTCCATGGAGACGATGGGAGGGGAGGAGCTGGCCATGCGTGTCCAGTTGGCTGAGCTACAGCGCCgctacaaagagaaacagagagaactGGCCAAGCTACAGAGGAAACACGACCACCA GAAAGAGGAGACGTCTCGTAGCCCTGCCCGCCGGGGGCCTGGCCGCCCTCGCAAGCGCAAGTCCACCCCCGgcccagctgctgcagagagcacCAAAAGACTCAG GACTGGAATGAATTTACTGGAAGAGAAAGCCAGGAAGAAAATGTCCAGTCACAGCTTCAACAGCCTCAGCGCTGCACAG ATGAAGGCTCGCTGTAAACACAGAGGTCGGCCCAGTGCTCTGAGCTCCAGGCTGGGAAGGCAGGTGACCCAGCTGAAGCAGAAGACTGCAGCCCATTGTGGTGCAGCATCAACAGCCATGCTGCACTGCAGAGCGGCTCCTGGAGCAGAGGAGACCCCCAAGGGTGAATACAGACACGGAGGGAAAG ACTCTCAGCTGGACTGGGCAGTTGGTCAGGCTATTAAGAGAAAGAGGGGTCGAAAACCCAAAGCGCTGATGGGCGTTGATCCGAACAGAGCTCACCACAAGGACAGCCGGATCtctgacaaacaggaagttagGGAAGAGAagagtgacagtgacagctcAGAGCACG AAGAGGATGACGGCAGCTACGACAGCGAAGATGGAGCAAGTGACATCAAGATTCACTCATCCTCTAAAGAAGCTCCTGCAAACCCTCCTGGGATTGTGCCTTTTTCATCACAGCCCTCCAAGATCCAAGCAAACCAGAAAGCCAGGAGTAAGAGACCAGGGCCTCCTG GCATGGCAAGCTTGCTCAGTATAGATCAGAGGAGAGAGTCCAGAGGGCCGAACCTATCCAGCATAGAAAGGGGACGTCCAGACCACCAGGGGACTAAAAGAACATCTCTGCCCAGTTGGGGTGTGTCGCCAGTGGGCTGTGGTTTTGTGGACAGCCGAGCGAACCACAGTGCTCTGACAGAAGTAAACAAGACAGGCAAGGAAACTGTGAGGAAAAACTCAGCAGGACAGAGCATTCTGGGAAAG GCTAAGGGTCATGCAGTGAGCCGACTCCTGCAGAGCTTCGCTGCGGATGACGACTTTCGGTTGGATGAGGAAAGCAGCTTCTcagagggtgaggaggaggacgacgaggaagaagaggaggagacgaaGAAGTCAGTCCACCTTCCTCCCAACATGCCTTGCAGAATACCCG CTCTGCCAAACTGTGTGCTGAGTAAAGAGATGCTGGTGGATGGCCTGAAGATCCTGATCTCTAAGGAGGATGAGCTGCTGTATGCTGCATGTGTTCAAACTCTGGACCTTCCTGACAT atTCAGTGTCGTCATCGAAGGGGAAAGAGGGAATCGCCCCAGGATCTACACACTGGAGCAACTACTACAAGAGGCA GTGTTAGACGTGCGGCCCCAGACTGAGGCCATTCTGACCACAGGAACACGAGTGTGTGCCTACTGGAGCGAGCGTTCTCGCTGCCTTTACCCTGGATACGTCCATCGAG GAGGCCCAGGTGACGAGGAGAAGGAGGGTAGTGTGATGGTGGAGTTTGATGATGGGGACAGAGGGAGGATCTCCCTCGCAAACATCAGGCTTCTGCCTCCAGGATACCAAATCTGCT GTGCGGAATCCTCTCCAGCACTTCTGATCTCACCTGGTCGCCATGGTCGACGTAGCTCCACCCAGGAGAAGAAAGACACTCCCACAGAGAAACAAGCCAATGAGGAGCCAGCAGGGAGGCCTCCAGAGAAAAGACCAG TTGGCAGACCGAAGAAAATTCGTTCAGCATCCCAAACCACAGCAACATCTGTAACGGACACTGTAAACAAAGGCAACACTTCTTTGCTGAATTGGTCTGCCCCCAGGAAGAAGCCACCAGTTGACTTCTTCCTCTTCAATGGGACATCCCGTAAGACCCAGAGGAGGATACGAGAGAGAGATTTAGGGTTGTTTCATCGCCCTGCCTCCCACTCTCTCACTCCCCCAACCCCTAACAATGGCATTTTTGGCTCCCCTTTTGAAGTGGACTCATTTAGTAGCATTGCCAATGGCTACTCTACCTTCGGAAGCGGGGGAAACTCTGGAGCCGGGCGACTGGTTACCACAGTTGCGTCCATGGGGCTCCGGgactcttcatcctcttctgcTTGCTCCTCAGCTGTTACCATGGCAATGGCATCTGGGAATAGGAAGCCAGTGAGTGAACGTGACAGGAAACAGTTCTTGGTAAAGCTTGATCATGAAGGAGTGACCTCTCCTAAAACAAAGAATGGCAAAGCCCTGCTTCGACTTGGGGTGAGcggaggcagaggaggaaagagcaTCGCTTCTGCAGGAGCACCACTGCGATACATCCACCCTTCACTGTTGGTGAAGGATGGCAAAAAgaaaggaggggagagagacagtaACGGGGCCCGGTCTGAAACTCTTTTAAAGAGCACTCCACCTCTGAGAAAGGATCTTCTGACATCTAGTCTCGGAGTCCAAGGTGGGGATTACAGTTTGGACTACCCTAGTGACTGCCCCAGCTCCTACTCGGAGctggatgaggatgatgaggacGATGGTCAAGATGCTGAAGCACGTAGAAGAAGTGCAGCAGTCACATCTCACCGTGGTAGTCGTTTTCTCTCTCGTCTCTCCGTctgcttctcttcatcttcatcatcttcttcttcctctggctccatctcctcttcatctctttgCTCCTCTGACAATGACTCCTCCTACTCCTCTGACGAAGAGTCCTCGTCAGTGCTGCTGCGCCGTGCACTTCTCCAAcaggacaaacaaaagcagaggcAGAACATGAACTCTGACCTCCTTAGCCCCGACCCTACCACCTCCAGCTCTCCCTCTGGGTCTACCCCTGCTCATGGTTATGTCGCTAAAGCCAGCATGGCCGTGTCAGGGTCAAAGGTGAGGGCTGACAGACCAGAGGACAGGAAGGAGTTCATGACAAAAGGAAGTATGATGACTAACAGTAGCACATCTAAGACccagctgaagaggaaagaagggattTCTAACAGCCACCATCAGAGCCAACAGCCAAAACCTGCCTCCAAAGACCCTTCAGCAGCTAAAAGACAGAGGATGTCTTCACCTGAACCTCTGCCCAACATGGCTCCCTTGCAGCCTGGACGC